Proteins from a single region of Bacteroidota bacterium:
- a CDS encoding sterol desaturase family protein: protein MTWFIAILLIVGAFFFMEFMAWFTHKYVMHGFLWVLHKDHHIRDGRKWEYNDLFAVFFAIPSVLLILFGIRNDNPWLLFTGIGIALYGFAYFLFHDVFVHQRIKTGRQVSNRYLRATLKAHLEHHTPRAHYNYGFLIAPWKYYREEFGKVKNKTSN from the coding sequence ATGACCTGGTTTATCGCAATATTACTTATCGTCGGAGCATTTTTCTTTATGGAATTCATGGCATGGTTCACACATAAATATGTGATGCACGGCTTCCTATGGGTTCTCCATAAAGATCATCACATCCGGGATGGACGGAAATGGGAATACAATGACTTGTTCGCGGTATTTTTTGCCATACCGAGCGTATTGCTTATCCTGTTTGGTATCCGGAATGATAATCCCTGGCTGTTATTTACCGGCATAGGCATCGCCCTCTATGGCTTCGCTTATTTCCTGTTCCATGATGTTTTCGTCCACCAGCGCATCAAAACCGGAAGACAAGTCAGCAACCGTTACCTGCGAGCCACCCTGAAAGCCCATCTCGAACACCATACCCCCAGAGCCCATTACAATTACGGATTTCTGATCGCACCCTGGAAGTATTACCGGGAAGAATTCGGTAAAGTAAAAAACAAAACATCAAATTAA
- the crtI gene encoding phytoene desaturase has product MNQSKSNSQKKVIVIGAGFSGLSAATSLAAMGFNVSILEKHDMAGGRARKFESAGFTFDMGPSWYWMPDVFERYFYRFGKSTSDYYDLIRLDPSYSIYFNPQEKVSLPASMEGMEALFESYEKGAGLKLRKFLKAAKIKYDIGIRDLVYKPGLSLLEYISSDSLRYLMKLSIFQTFNSYTRKYFKDQRLLQMLEFPVLFLGGTGKTTPALYSLMNYGDIALGTWYPMGGMYSVVEGMVKLAEEQGVRIIYSSDVESLPVRNGKIREVIADGVSYNADIVVSSADYNFTEMNLLHESDRSYSEKYWNKRVMSPSSLIFFLGLNRKIRGLDHHTLFFDEDFSRHAASIYDQPAWPENPSLYFSCTSKTDPSVAPSGYENLMVLIPVAPGLEDNDDIREKYYKIVMERINKILGENIEKNVIYKRSYALNDFSIDYNAFQGNAYGLANTLLQTAFLKPKLKSRKVENLYYTGQLTVPGPGVPPALISGQVVADVITKTEKS; this is encoded by the coding sequence ATGAACCAGTCCAAATCAAATTCTCAAAAGAAGGTAATAGTTATAGGAGCAGGGTTTTCAGGACTTTCTGCGGCAACCAGTCTTGCAGCCATGGGATTTAACGTTAGCATCCTGGAAAAACACGACATGGCCGGAGGCAGGGCACGAAAGTTCGAGTCCGCTGGTTTCACATTCGACATGGGCCCTTCATGGTACTGGATGCCCGATGTATTTGAAAGGTATTTTTACCGTTTCGGTAAATCGACATCAGATTATTATGATTTGATAAGGCTGGATCCTTCATATTCAATATATTTCAATCCACAGGAAAAAGTCAGCCTTCCTGCAAGCATGGAAGGTATGGAAGCTTTGTTCGAGAGCTATGAAAAAGGTGCGGGTTTAAAACTCAGGAAATTCCTGAAAGCAGCAAAGATAAAATATGATATCGGCATCCGCGACCTGGTGTACAAGCCAGGACTTTCCCTCCTGGAGTATATTTCATCGGACTCATTGCGGTATTTAATGAAACTGAGCATTTTTCAGACCTTCAATAGCTATACCCGTAAATACTTTAAAGACCAGCGTTTGCTGCAGATGCTTGAATTCCCGGTATTATTCCTGGGAGGTACAGGAAAGACGACCCCGGCACTTTACAGCCTGATGAACTATGGTGATATTGCTCTCGGTACCTGGTATCCCATGGGTGGGATGTATTCCGTTGTTGAAGGAATGGTAAAACTAGCCGAGGAACAAGGTGTGCGTATCATATACAGCAGCGATGTGGAAAGCCTGCCTGTTAGAAATGGTAAAATCAGAGAGGTTATTGCGGATGGAGTTAGTTACAATGCAGATATTGTTGTCAGCAGCGCAGATTACAATTTCACTGAGATGAACCTGCTCCATGAAAGCGATCGCTCGTACAGCGAAAAATATTGGAACAAAAGGGTAATGTCCCCATCTTCCCTAATATTCTTCCTCGGCTTGAACAGAAAAATACGTGGGTTGGATCATCATACCCTGTTTTTTGACGAAGATTTCAGCAGGCATGCGGCTTCCATTTATGATCAGCCGGCATGGCCGGAAAATCCCTCTTTATATTTTTCCTGTACCTCCAAGACAGATCCTTCCGTTGCACCTTCCGGCTATGAGAATCTCATGGTTCTGATACCTGTAGCCCCCGGCCTGGAAGACAACGATGATATCCGTGAAAAATATTACAAAATTGTCATGGAAAGGATCAATAAGATCCTGGGAGAAAATATTGAGAAAAATGTCATTTATAAAAGATCATATGCATTAAATGATTTTAGTATCGACTACAATGCATTTCAGGGCAATGCCTATGGTCTTGCAAACACCCTTTTGCAAACGGCTTTTCTCAAGCCGAAACTTAAGAGCCGCAAGGTTGAGAACCTTTATTATACAGGACAATTAACGGTTCCGGGACCAGGAGTACCACCGGCACTTATTTCCGGACAAGTTGTTGCTGATGTAATTACCAAAACCGAAAAATCATGA
- a CDS encoding phytoene/squalene synthase family protein — translation MKEIYDNISRKTSKITTTTYSTSFSLGIRFFNPKYHDPIYAIYGFVRLADEIVDTFHQYDKRKLLDKFREDTYEAISDGISMNPILNSFQWAVNRYNIERQLIDQFLHSMEMDLGLEDHDRDSYDEYILGSAEVVGLMCLRVFTDGNDEYYESLKQPAMRLGAAFQKINFLRDIKNDHMSLGRSYFPEVDIFNFSDEQKKEIELEIESDFRAGLEGIKKLPFGARYGVYLAYVYYYKLFRKIRRVKAEKVMQKRVRIPNPVKYSMILSSYLRHRIGIL, via the coding sequence ATGAAAGAAATATACGATAACATATCCAGGAAAACCAGTAAAATAACCACTACTACTTATAGTACGTCCTTTTCTCTGGGAATAAGGTTTTTTAACCCCAAATACCACGATCCGATATATGCGATCTATGGTTTTGTCAGGTTAGCCGATGAAATTGTAGATACTTTCCATCAGTATGATAAAAGGAAACTGTTAGACAAGTTCAGGGAAGACACCTATGAAGCAATCAGCGACGGGATCAGTATGAATCCCATCCTCAATAGTTTCCAATGGGCTGTAAACCGCTATAATATTGAACGCCAGCTTATCGACCAATTCCTGCACAGCATGGAAATGGACCTTGGCCTGGAGGATCATGACCGGGATTCCTATGATGAGTATATCCTGGGATCCGCAGAAGTTGTTGGACTTATGTGCCTTAGAGTATTCACCGATGGGAATGATGAATATTATGAGTCACTAAAACAACCTGCCATGAGACTGGGAGCAGCATTTCAGAAGATCAACTTCCTGAGGGATATAAAAAACGATCACATGTCGCTTGGCCGGTCTTACTTCCCTGAAGTAGATATTTTTAACTTCTCGGATGAACAGAAAAAAGAAATAGAATTGGAAATAGAAAGTGACTTTCGGGCCGGACTGGAAGGAATTAAGAAATTACCCTTTGGCGCCCGTTATGGAGTTTACCTGGCCTATGTATATTATTATAAGCTTTTCAGGAAAATCAGAAGGGTGAAGGCGGAAAAGGTAATGCAGAAAAGAGTCAGGATCCCGAATCCTGTGAAATACTCAATGATCCTGAGCAGTTACCTCCGCCACCGTATAGGAATCCTTTAA
- a CDS encoding lycopene cyclase domain-containing protein produces the protein MIATFFPWHRFDKQWKYVFPAILLTMVIFIPWDVIFTRMGVWGFNPLYLSGVYILDLPLGEWLFFICIPYAALFTYDAVNYVIRKDFLGKAAPWISGVLGTGLLVTGLLHLEQLYTSITFIATGIFLLLHLIIWKSKYMGRFFLSYSFVLLPFIIINGFLTGSFIPEEVVWYNDAQNLGIRIFTIPLEDFVYSLLLQGLNVTFFETLKKIY, from the coding sequence ATGATTGCCACCTTTTTCCCATGGCATCGTTTCGACAAGCAGTGGAAATATGTATTCCCTGCGATCCTGTTAACAATGGTAATATTTATACCATGGGATGTTATCTTCACCCGAATGGGAGTCTGGGGATTCAATCCCCTTTATCTTAGCGGAGTTTATATCCTCGATCTTCCGCTTGGAGAATGGTTGTTCTTCATTTGCATACCCTATGCCGCCCTATTTACTTATGATGCCGTGAATTACGTTATCAGGAAAGATTTTCTGGGTAAAGCCGCTCCATGGATCAGCGGGGTGTTGGGTACAGGGTTGCTGGTAACCGGGCTTTTACACCTTGAACAATTATATACATCCATCACTTTTATTGCAACCGGAATATTCCTGCTTCTTCACCTGATCATCTGGAAATCAAAATACATGGGCAGGTTTTTTCTCTCCTATAGCTTTGTTTTGCTCCCCTTTATCATCATCAATGGTTTCCTCACTGGTTCTTTCATACCGGAAGAGGTCGTTTGGTATAATGATGCCCAAAACCTTGGAATCCGGATTTTTACCATACCCCTGGAGGACTTTGTTTACAGCCTTCTCCTGCAGGGACTGAATGTCACCTTTTTCGAAACACTTAAAAAGATATACTAA
- a CDS encoding TetR/AcrR family transcriptional regulator, translated as MSNKEIQEARMRSYFIEATKELLKGEGLKSVSVRNIAEKAGYSYATIYNYFRDVKELVFICVKDFQEECAEFVQVETQTEPHGAGKLKAMYMAYIRYFIQYPGIFELFFLERLSDISSGMEAPELIYYFLDRLTEKDWKILTGESMIDEETASRGMSEMNMMISGLMLFYLNRHMPPVYEEFISRASQLISGAIDNYIKIGSSPSGGHQDNLWSY; from the coding sequence ATGAGCAACAAAGAAATCCAGGAAGCCAGGATGAGGTCTTATTTCATAGAAGCAACCAAAGAACTCCTGAAAGGGGAGGGGTTGAAAAGCGTAAGTGTGAGAAATATCGCAGAGAAAGCGGGTTACTCTTATGCAACCATTTATAATTATTTCAGGGATGTAAAGGAACTGGTGTTCATTTGCGTGAAAGATTTCCAGGAAGAATGTGCAGAATTTGTTCAGGTTGAGACGCAAACGGAGCCACATGGAGCCGGAAAACTGAAAGCCATGTATATGGCATATATCCGGTATTTTATTCAGTATCCGGGAATATTTGAATTGTTTTTCCTGGAGCGTTTGTCTGATATTTCTTCCGGTATGGAAGCACCGGAACTGATATACTACTTCCTGGATCGTTTGACGGAAAAGGATTGGAAGATATTAACCGGAGAAAGCATGATCGATGAGGAAACTGCATCAAGGGGAATGTCGGAAATGAATATGATGATATCGGGACTAATGCTTTTTTACCTGAACCGTCATATGCCGCCCGTATACGAGGAATTTATTTCAAGGGCTTCACAACTGATATCCGGGGCCATTGATAATTATATTAAGATAGGTTCGTCACCTTCGGGAGGACATCAGGACAATCTATGGTCATATTGA